The Thermoclostridium stercorarium subsp. stercorarium DSM 8532 genome contains a region encoding:
- the metK gene encoding methionine adenosyltransferase, with amino-acid sequence MARMLFTSESVTEGHPDKICDNISDAILDAIISEDPMARVACETAVTTGLVIVMGEISTKCYVDIPKIVRDTIRDIGYDRAKYGFDCDTCAVITSIDEQSPDIALGVNKALEYRDADNHGEVGVTGAGDQGMVFGFACDETPELMPMPISLAHKLAKRLTDVRKQGILDYLRPDGKTQVTVEYADGRPVRVDTVVVSAQHSPDVDYLKIRNDIMEYVIRPVIPANLLDDGTKYFINPTGRFVVGGPQGDSGLTGRKIIVDTYGGMGRHGGGAFSGKDPTKVDRSGAYAARYVAKNIVAAGLASRCEVQIAYAIGVAHPVSIMVDTFGTGKIDDERILEIVKEHFDLRPDAIIRDLKLRRPIYRKTAAYGHFGREDEDFTWEKTDKAEAMRRAAGI; translated from the coding sequence ATGGCAAGAATGCTGTTTACATCGGAATCGGTTACTGAAGGTCATCCTGACAAGATATGTGATAATATCTCAGACGCAATACTTGACGCAATTATTTCAGAGGACCCGATGGCAAGGGTTGCATGTGAAACCGCGGTAACCACGGGTTTAGTAATTGTCATGGGCGAAATTTCAACGAAGTGCTATGTGGACATCCCGAAAATAGTCAGGGATACGATACGCGATATTGGCTACGACAGGGCCAAATATGGCTTCGACTGTGACACGTGTGCCGTTATAACCTCTATAGATGAGCAGTCGCCGGATATTGCATTAGGGGTTAATAAGGCGCTGGAATACAGGGATGCGGATAATCACGGCGAAGTGGGCGTTACAGGTGCCGGGGATCAGGGAATGGTGTTCGGGTTTGCGTGTGATGAAACACCTGAGCTTATGCCGATGCCCATTTCACTGGCTCACAAGCTGGCGAAAAGGCTCACCGATGTGCGTAAGCAGGGGATTCTGGACTATTTAAGACCCGACGGAAAAACGCAGGTAACGGTCGAATATGCGGACGGAAGGCCTGTAAGGGTGGATACCGTGGTTGTTTCGGCGCAGCACAGCCCCGATGTGGATTATTTAAAAATCAGAAATGACATCATGGAATATGTTATAAGACCTGTAATCCCGGCAAATTTGCTGGATGACGGAACGAAGTATTTCATAAACCCCACGGGAAGGTTTGTTGTAGGCGGGCCTCAGGGAGATTCAGGGCTTACGGGAAGGAAGATAATTGTGGATACCTATGGCGGAATGGGCCGCCACGGCGGCGGGGCTTTCTCGGGCAAGGATCCCACGAAGGTGGACCGTTCGGGCGCATACGCCGCGAGATATGTGGCAAAAAACATAGTAGCAGCCGGTCTGGCATCCAGGTGCGAAGTACAGATTGCCTATGCTATTGGTGTGGCCCATCCTGTTTCAATTATGGTCGACACTTTCGGGACAGGAAAGATAGATGATGAGAGAATACTTGAAATAGTAAAGGAACACTTCGATCTGCGGCCCGACGCAATAATCCGCGACCTGAAGCTGAGACGGCCGATATACCGTAAAACCGCCGCATATGGGCATTTTGGCCGTGAAGATGAGGATTTCACATGGGAGAAAACCGACAAGGCCGAAGCAATGAGACGCGCGGCGGGTATTTAA
- the rd gene encoding rubredoxin — translation MEKWVCTVCGYVYDPEVGDPEHGIAPGTPFEDLPDDWVCPDCGVGKDMFEKE, via the coding sequence ATGGAAAAGTGGGTTTGCACTGTATGCGGTTATGTTTATGATCCGGAGGTAGGAGATCCTGAGCATGGTATAGCGCCGGGAACGCCTTTTGAAGATTTGCCGGACGATTGGGTCTGTCCGGACTGCGGTGTCGGCAAGGACATGTTTGAGAAGGAATAA
- the yyaC gene encoding spore protease YyaC produces MKDWIDVYKSNAVLEVGRAVLKHLSGLSSNEKIVILCIGTDRSTGDSLGPLVGYRLSRYRTLSALVVGTLDHPVHAVNLKETLERINRDIPNNFIIAVDACLGTHGNIGYIKVAKGPLKPGSGLKKDLPETGDIHITGIVNHGGFMDFMVLQNTRLSLVMKMSETIADGLQYALWKYHRTGGKLLNPHMQ; encoded by the coding sequence TTGAAGGATTGGATTGATGTTTACAAGAGCAATGCGGTTCTGGAGGTAGGGCGGGCGGTACTTAAACATCTGTCAGGCCTGAGTTCCAATGAAAAAATTGTTATTTTATGCATAGGCACAGACAGATCCACGGGGGATTCCCTGGGGCCACTGGTAGGATACAGGCTGAGCCGGTATCGCACTTTAAGCGCTTTGGTTGTCGGGACACTGGATCATCCGGTTCATGCGGTGAATCTAAAAGAAACGCTGGAAAGAATAAACAGAGATATCCCAAATAATTTTATAATAGCCGTGGATGCATGTCTTGGAACGCATGGGAACATAGGTTATATAAAAGTGGCAAAAGGGCCTCTGAAACCGGGCTCGGGTTTGAAAAAGGATTTGCCTGAAACCGGCGATATCCATATCACAGGTATTGTAAACCATGGCGGATTTATGGATTTCATGGTTCTTCAGAATACCAGGCTTAGCCTTGTTATGAAAATGAGCGAAACCATTGCCGACGGGCTGCAGTATGCCTTATGGAAATATCACAGGACCGGCGGAAAGCTTTTAAATCCCCATATGCAATAA
- a CDS encoding SpoIIE family protein phosphatase, with the protein MFSPYFSSGNSSFKFILDILDGMDDWVRVVDRSNSVIFINRSMERDLGIRDLAGKKCYEIMGCGDPCDNCITDKAVFEGKSCKKIEVFNNRIFSVMSSPIIADDGNVYYAVEVLRDITKEKEMERELIRQNQKLQHDLEMARKLQMQLLPRKNVKIPGLDFAYLYQPCDDLSGDMVNIFQVDRDRVGIYIADVSGHGVSASMLTIFIISTLNQKTRSPSRALYRLFRQYNLGDFDKDSYITIFYGIYNTRTRVLTYSNAGHNCAPVIIGRNGVKKLYMPAIPISNWVDDPKYYDATIQLDTGDRLFLYTDGVADQWLEEPGKITSDGFIMETLSEKNSDLQAILNKIYDYVHTRLENIGVRQKDDITMALMQPVQSKGC; encoded by the coding sequence ATGTTTTCACCTTATTTTTCCTCAGGGAATTCAAGCTTCAAGTTTATATTGGACATACTCGACGGCATGGACGACTGGGTGCGTGTTGTGGACCGCTCCAATTCGGTTATTTTCATAAACCGATCCATGGAAAGGGATCTGGGGATACGGGATCTTGCAGGGAAAAAATGCTATGAAATTATGGGCTGCGGCGATCCCTGCGATAACTGCATAACCGATAAGGCGGTTTTTGAAGGCAAATCCTGCAAAAAGATAGAGGTATTCAACAACAGGATTTTTTCGGTAATGAGCTCGCCCATCATAGCCGACGACGGGAACGTGTATTATGCCGTTGAGGTTCTGCGGGATATTACGAAGGAAAAGGAAATGGAAAGGGAACTGATAAGGCAGAACCAGAAGCTGCAGCATGACCTGGAAATGGCCAGGAAGCTTCAGATGCAGCTTTTGCCTCGGAAAAATGTAAAAATCCCGGGCCTGGATTTTGCTTACCTTTATCAGCCATGCGACGATTTAAGCGGCGATATGGTAAACATCTTCCAGGTTGACAGGGATCGTGTCGGCATTTATATAGCCGACGTGTCGGGGCATGGGGTGTCTGCTTCAATGCTTACCATATTTATAATATCCACACTGAACCAAAAGACCCGTTCACCCTCAAGGGCTCTGTACAGGCTGTTCAGGCAGTACAATCTGGGTGACTTTGACAAGGATTCCTATATTACCATATTCTACGGGATATATAATACCCGTACCCGTGTATTAACCTATTCCAATGCCGGGCATAACTGCGCTCCTGTGATAATAGGCCGGAACGGCGTTAAAAAGCTGTATATGCCCGCCATACCCATAAGCAATTGGGTTGACGATCCCAAATATTACGACGCAACCATACAACTGGATACGGGTGACAGATTGTTCCTGTACACCGACGGTGTAGCGGATCAATGGCTTGAAGAGCCGGGAAAAATTACATCCGACGGCTTTATTATGGAAACGCTGAGCGAGAAAAACAGTGATTTGCAGGCAATCCTGAACAAAATATACGATTATGTACATACCCGTCTTGAAAATATAGGCGTAAGACAAAAAGACGATATAACCATGGCTTTGATGCAGCCGGTTCAGTCAAAAGGCTGCTGA
- a CDS encoding polyprenyl synthetase family protein — MLWDNYPEIKQKLAKVEEIIQKSLRCRSKPFEEFLHTLSSGGKRLRPAFTILAAGFGKQENEKIYDAAAGIEILHMATLVHDDVIDDADTRRGKATANKLYGDKIAVYMGDFLLTRAVLLLSKSLPEDRLEKIAGGLKSICEAEIEQFFSRFDLSISLFTYLKRIARKTSALFAFSCGEGAFLSGCDEKVQKNLVKFGFYFGMAFQMYDDVLNLVGDEAKTGKPRGNDIKEGIITIPLIIALRKNPAFAETVSGIMADKKVSDAEVGLIINEILNSGGIDDTRAWIDRYLKKSRYDA; from the coding sequence ATGCTGTGGGACAATTACCCGGAGATAAAACAAAAACTGGCAAAGGTTGAGGAAATAATTCAAAAAAGCCTCAGATGCAGAAGCAAACCCTTCGAGGAGTTTCTTCATACGCTTTCTTCAGGCGGGAAAAGGCTCAGACCCGCTTTTACGATACTTGCGGCGGGGTTTGGAAAACAGGAGAATGAAAAAATATACGACGCCGCTGCGGGTATTGAAATTCTCCATATGGCAACCCTTGTGCACGACGATGTCATTGACGACGCCGATACGAGGCGGGGAAAGGCTACTGCCAATAAACTTTACGGTGACAAAATAGCGGTTTACATGGGCGATTTTCTTTTGACCCGGGCTGTGCTTCTGCTTTCAAAAAGTCTGCCCGAAGACAGGCTTGAAAAAATCGCAGGAGGCTTAAAATCCATATGTGAAGCTGAAATTGAACAGTTTTTCAGCAGATTTGATTTGAGCATATCCCTTTTCACGTACCTGAAAAGAATTGCCAGGAAAACTTCGGCGCTGTTTGCTTTTTCCTGCGGCGAAGGTGCCTTTCTTTCGGGATGTGATGAAAAGGTTCAGAAGAATCTTGTGAAATTCGGCTTTTATTTCGGTATGGCATTTCAGATGTACGACGATGTTCTGAATCTTGTGGGGGATGAGGCAAAAACGGGAAAGCCGAGAGGAAATGATATAAAGGAGGGAATAATTACCATTCCCCTGATTATAGCATTAAGAAAAAACCCCGCCTTTGCCGAAACCGTTTCAGGGATAATGGCTGACAAAAAGGTAAGCGACGCGGAGGTTGGGCTTATAATAAATGAAATCCTGAATTCGGGCGGTATTGATGATACCCGTGCCTGGATTGATCGCTATCTTAAAAAAAGCCGATATGATGCTTGA
- a CDS encoding FMN-binding protein: protein MSVCLLVALTACGGTSQSKLQDGTYEGQSTPDSRGGYGIVKIEVKDGKIESAEFLQYNADGSLKDESYGKDSGEENYKKAQAALEASKQYAEKLVETQDVEKVDSITGATSSWKAFQEAAKDALAKAKGGK, encoded by the coding sequence ATGTCAGTGTGTCTGCTTGTTGCACTGACCGCATGTGGAGGAACATCACAGTCAAAATTGCAGGACGGAACATATGAAGGACAGAGCACACCTGACAGCCGCGGCGGCTACGGGATTGTGAAGATTGAGGTCAAGGACGGAAAGATTGAATCGGCAGAATTCTTACAGTATAACGCTGACGGTTCGTTAAAGGATGAATCATACGGAAAAGATTCCGGGGAGGAAAATTACAAGAAGGCGCAGGCCGCTCTTGAGGCATCGAAACAGTATGCCGAGAAACTGGTAGAGACTCAGGATGTGGAAAAGGTTGATTCGATAACCGGTGCAACAAGCTCATGGAAAGCATTCCAGGAAGCAGCTAAGGATGCCCTGGCAAAGGCAAAGGGAGGTAAATAA
- a CDS encoding FAD-dependent oxidoreductase, whose protein sequence is MSYRVVVLGAGYAGIEAAMTLHKKKKKTDNIEIILIDKNPYHTFLTELHEVAGNRVDAEAVTYPLNKIFRYTDVRVIQDEIVSYDFENNKIFSEKREYPYDYLIIAAGSNPNYYGIPGMKENAFSLWSYEDALRIRGHIEDCFIKASQETDPELRRKLLTIVVGGGGFTGVEAVGEIAIWVKSLCREYGINRSEVRLYLVEALPDILRTMKEKNRIKATKYLKNRLKVEVLTNTTITKLEDDKLYFGDGSSILTSTVIWTAGVKACDMTNKMNLPKGHACRIEVDEYTQVKGFDNVYAVGDIALFIHEGQALPAMVETALQTGKAAAMNILRSIRGEEKKKLEPKYHGMMVSVGYYFAVAEIMGVSLNRLFAVIMKHLVNMHYYFGIGGFELVFRYLKHEFLYKRQHKPALEAFITKKTMLVWLVPLRLYIGYYWLMEGLKKAWDGWFVVEMLAGRATDAEATASLTEEGRKVFRIVSEHTPQWYEWIVDHVILPRPMLFQYLIVLTEIGLGLAFITGTFTILAAIVGIGLNINFLLSTGMYPETYWLIPAQIAMFQDAGKSFGVDYYLIPYLTRQWRYFVRNRKIKLNLFRE, encoded by the coding sequence ATGTCATACAGGGTTGTTGTCCTTGGGGCGGGTTATGCAGGTATTGAGGCGGCCATGACCCTGCACAAGAAAAAGAAAAAAACCGATAATATCGAAATTATCCTGATCGATAAAAATCCATATCATACATTTCTGACCGAGCTTCACGAAGTGGCAGGTAACCGGGTGGACGCCGAAGCCGTTACCTATCCGCTTAATAAAATCTTCCGTTATACCGATGTACGCGTAATTCAGGATGAAATTGTCAGTTATGACTTTGAAAATAACAAAATCTTTTCAGAAAAACGTGAATACCCCTATGACTATCTTATAATCGCCGCGGGAAGCAATCCGAATTACTATGGAATACCCGGTATGAAAGAAAACGCGTTCTCCCTCTGGTCTTACGAAGATGCGCTGAGAATCCGCGGGCATATAGAAGACTGCTTTATAAAGGCATCACAGGAAACCGATCCCGAACTGAGGAGGAAACTTTTAACCATTGTTGTGGGTGGCGGCGGTTTTACAGGCGTAGAAGCCGTAGGAGAAATTGCCATATGGGTTAAATCCCTTTGCCGCGAGTACGGCATAAACAGATCCGAAGTAAGGCTGTACCTTGTCGAGGCATTGCCTGATATACTTCGCACAATGAAGGAAAAGAACCGGATAAAGGCAACAAAATACCTGAAAAACAGGCTGAAGGTTGAGGTTTTGACCAATACCACCATTACAAAGCTGGAGGACGACAAACTGTATTTCGGAGACGGAAGCAGTATCCTCACATCCACGGTTATCTGGACCGCCGGCGTGAAAGCCTGCGACATGACCAATAAAATGAATCTCCCAAAAGGACATGCCTGCCGCATTGAAGTGGACGAATACACACAGGTAAAAGGCTTTGATAATGTATATGCGGTAGGTGATATAGCACTTTTTATCCACGAAGGCCAAGCATTGCCCGCCATGGTTGAAACAGCCCTCCAGACCGGTAAGGCAGCGGCAATGAACATTCTGCGTTCGATACGCGGAGAAGAGAAAAAGAAGCTTGAACCTAAATATCACGGCATGATGGTTTCGGTGGGTTATTATTTTGCCGTTGCCGAAATCATGGGTGTTTCGCTTAACAGGCTTTTTGCCGTTATTATGAAACATCTCGTAAACATGCATTATTATTTTGGAATTGGCGGATTTGAACTTGTTTTTCGCTACCTTAAGCATGAATTCCTGTATAAACGCCAGCACAAGCCGGCACTGGAAGCATTTATCACGAAAAAGACCATGCTGGTATGGCTTGTTCCGCTAAGGCTGTATATTGGCTATTACTGGCTGATGGAAGGTTTAAAAAAGGCATGGGACGGATGGTTTGTGGTTGAAATGCTGGCAGGCCGGGCAACCGACGCTGAAGCGACCGCATCGTTAACCGAGGAAGGCCGGAAAGTATTCCGTATTGTTTCCGAGCATACTCCACAGTGGTACGAATGGATTGTCGATCATGTTATCCTTCCGCGCCCCATGCTTTTCCAGTATCTGATTGTTTTGACCGAAATAGGTTTGGGGCTTGCGTTTATTACAGGTACATTTACCATTCTTGCCGCAATCGTCGGCATTGGGTTAAATATTAACTTCCTGTTGTCCACCGGAATGTACCCTGAAACTTACTGGCTGATACCCGCGCAGATAGCCATGTTCCAGGATGCCGGGAAATCCTTCGGCGTGGACTATTACTTAATCCCTTATCTCACAAGGCAGTGGAGATACTTTGTAAGGAACAGGAAAATCAAACTTAACCTGTTCAGGGAATAA
- a CDS encoding VanZ family protein has translation MYKKISWAAVVLWMVVIFCLSAQVAEQSNQLSGGVTDIVVKTVEKVKPEAEINAKVLNHIIRKNAHFFCYLVLGLLAMNAFRRSGFPMNKSALLSFFLCALYAVSDEIHQLYVPGRGAKASDVFIDCAGAAAGLVIYRILAFVFGSIISRRNELPDHAEAND, from the coding sequence ATGTATAAAAAAATATCCTGGGCAGCAGTTGTTTTATGGATGGTGGTTATTTTCTGTCTGTCAGCGCAGGTTGCGGAACAGTCCAATCAGCTGAGTGGCGGAGTAACCGATATTGTTGTTAAGACCGTGGAAAAAGTAAAACCTGAAGCCGAGATTAACGCCAAGGTTTTAAACCACATAATCAGGAAAAACGCCCACTTTTTTTGCTATCTGGTATTAGGGCTTCTGGCAATGAACGCGTTCCGGCGAAGCGGATTTCCTATGAATAAAAGCGCGCTTTTGTCGTTCTTTTTATGCGCGCTTTATGCGGTGTCGGATGAAATTCACCAGTTGTACGTTCCCGGGCGGGGAGCGAAGGCGTCCGATGTATTTATTGACTGCGCGGGTGCTGCCGCAGGGCTTGTTATTTACCGGATTCTTGCCTTTGTTTTCGGAAGCATAATAAGCCGGCGTAATGAGCTGCCAGACCATGCGGAAGCCAATGATTGA
- a CDS encoding Fur family transcriptional regulator, with product MAENNVYRKLLMQKGLRITNVRVKVLEILDGAETPMTVEEVFNLLRNMITSVNLSTVYRTMDVLLKNGLVEKTTLMDFNKSMYEYKRVEHKHHLVCTVCNRMISIEDCPIDEYAREMCNKQGFELTGHKLEIYGICPNCK from the coding sequence TTGGCTGAAAATAACGTTTATCGCAAATTGCTTATGCAAAAAGGGCTCAGAATTACAAATGTAAGGGTTAAAGTCCTTGAAATACTGGATGGCGCTGAAACTCCGATGACCGTCGAAGAGGTTTTTAACCTTTTAAGAAACATGATTACGTCTGTTAATCTTTCAACGGTATACAGGACAATGGATGTCCTGCTGAAGAACGGCTTGGTTGAAAAAACCACGTTAATGGATTTCAATAAGTCAATGTACGAATACAAAAGGGTAGAGCACAAGCATCATCTTGTCTGCACCGTGTGCAACCGGATGATATCCATAGAGGATTGTCCGATTGACGAATATGCGCGGGAAATGTGCAATAAACAGGGTTTTGAACTTACGGGTCATAAGCTTGAAATATACGGCATATGTCCCAACTGCAAATAA
- a CDS encoding metal ABC transporter permease: MLEMFKYDFMVNAFIVGILIAAIIPCIGTVVVLRRLSIMGDALSHISLAGVAAGLVFGINPILSAVVFAVIASLCIEKIRSAIPKYGEISTAVIMSFGIGLAAILSGFVTSGNFNSFLFGSLMAINPFEKYLIIGLSVVVLAMFLLLYRALFYVTFDEESARLAGIPVKLVTVIFTVLTAVTISISSRVVGTLVVSSMMVLPVAVSMQIAKSYKKTVVFSVLFSVFFVVTGLFLSYYLDLKPGGTIVMTGVLTLVATLLVKSFKERIKRAVKIRGED, encoded by the coding sequence ATGCTGGAAATGTTTAAGTATGATTTTATGGTTAATGCCTTTATCGTCGGCATTTTAATCGCGGCTATAATTCCATGCATAGGGACTGTTGTTGTGTTAAGAAGGCTTTCCATAATGGGTGATGCGTTATCCCATATTTCGCTTGCCGGTGTAGCTGCAGGTCTGGTTTTCGGCATAAATCCCATTCTAAGCGCCGTGGTGTTTGCGGTGATTGCCTCACTGTGTATTGAAAAAATACGCAGCGCTATTCCAAAATACGGCGAAATATCAACAGCGGTAATCATGTCTTTCGGTATAGGGCTTGCGGCGATACTTTCGGGATTTGTCACAAGCGGGAATTTCAACAGTTTCCTTTTCGGAAGCCTGATGGCGATAAATCCCTTTGAGAAATACCTGATAATAGGGCTTTCGGTTGTAGTGCTTGCAATGTTCCTTTTGCTTTACAGGGCTTTGTTTTACGTAACTTTTGACGAGGAGTCGGCAAGGCTTGCAGGCATACCTGTGAAACTGGTGACCGTTATTTTTACCGTTCTGACCGCCGTTACAATCTCTATATCCTCGCGGGTAGTGGGAACGCTTGTGGTTTCGTCGATGATGGTGCTTCCCGTAGCAGTGTCGATGCAGATTGCGAAAAGCTATAAAAAAACCGTTGTTTTTTCGGTTCTGTTTTCGGTGTTTTTTGTCGTGACGGGGCTTTTCCTTTCGTACTACCTGGATTTGAAGCCCGGAGGAACCATTGTTATGACGGGGGTTCTGACGCTGGTAGCCACACTTTTGGTCAAAAGCTTTAAAGAAAGGATAAAAAGAGCGGTTAAAATTCGGGGAGAGGATTGA
- a CDS encoding metal ABC transporter ATP-binding protein, giving the protein MRILEVENLTFAYQKKYIFKNVSFSVNKGDFVGIIGPNGSGKSTLIKLMLGILTPEAGQIRIFGEDIRKFSEWPKIGYVSQKANSFNGDFPATVNEIVGAALLANKGLFQRKLRDYNRRINEALKKVGMQDYGDKMIGRLSGGQQQRVFIARVLVTEPEIMFLDEPTVGIDAKSEEALYCLLARLNSELGITIIMVTHDIGAITAHANKLIVLEEKGLSVHDMKDPEAGDIVSDVYGYPVKIQSRLCRFCGHARQVNN; this is encoded by the coding sequence ATGCGTATACTGGAAGTTGAAAATTTAACATTTGCGTATCAGAAGAAATATATTTTTAAAAACGTGAGCTTTTCGGTGAACAAAGGCGATTTTGTCGGTATTATCGGCCCTAACGGCTCTGGGAAAAGTACGCTGATTAAGCTTATGCTGGGGATACTTACTCCCGAAGCGGGGCAGATAAGGATTTTTGGCGAGGATATAAGAAAATTCAGCGAATGGCCGAAAATAGGTTATGTTTCCCAGAAAGCCAACAGCTTCAACGGTGATTTTCCCGCAACGGTAAACGAAATTGTGGGCGCAGCCCTGCTTGCAAACAAGGGCCTTTTTCAAAGAAAGCTGCGGGATTATAACCGGAGAATCAACGAAGCGCTGAAAAAAGTGGGAATGCAGGACTATGGCGATAAAATGATCGGAAGGCTTTCGGGAGGACAGCAGCAGAGGGTTTTTATTGCCCGGGTACTTGTAACCGAGCCTGAAATAATGTTTTTGGACGAACCGACGGTGGGAATTGACGCCAAATCCGAGGAAGCGCTGTACTGCCTTCTGGCAAGGCTGAACAGCGAACTGGGGATTACAATAATAATGGTAACCCATGATATAGGGGCGATAACCGCCCACGCGAACAAACTGATAGTCCTTGAAGAAAAAGGGCTTTCGGTGCATGATATGAAGGACCCCGAAGCTGGTGACATTGTTTCGGATGTATATGGTTATCCTGTAAAAATCCAAAGCCGGCTGTGCCGGTTCTGCGGTCACGCAAGGCAGGTGAACAACTGA
- a CDS encoding metal ABC transporter substrate-binding protein, translating to MRNRNICAEILKNKHSKQADLSGNPHKKKKFSAALMALVISLVLSSCSSGGVKNDDGKITVYTSFFVMYDFASKIGGEKVNVINMVPSGMEPHDWEPSPKDIAGLAEADLFIYSGAGMEGWVEKVLDAVSNKNLIAVETSKGIALQESAHSHGHGEEETEDGHPEDGYDPHVWLNPMNAKIQMKAIKDALVLADAENSDYYEKNYNYYAEKLDELDRKFKEAAKGFSRKEIVVSHAAYGYLCNAYGLEQFALENVTGDSEPTAAKMKEIIDFIRAHNIKVIFYDSLSSSKVVDAVARETGIRTAVLSAIEGLTEEDLKAGKDYFSIMEENLKALSEALR from the coding sequence ATGCGGAACAGGAATATCTGTGCGGAAATATTAAAAAACAAACATTCAAAGCAGGCAGATTTGTCCGGAAACCCGCATAAGAAGAAAAAATTTTCAGCGGCATTAATGGCGCTTGTTATTTCTTTGGTACTTTCTTCATGCAGTTCGGGCGGGGTGAAAAACGATGACGGCAAAATAACCGTCTACACAAGCTTTTTTGTAATGTACGATTTTGCGTCCAAAATAGGCGGCGAAAAAGTTAACGTTATAAATATGGTGCCGTCGGGAATGGAACCCCATGACTGGGAGCCGAGCCCGAAGGATATTGCAGGCCTGGCGGAGGCCGATTTGTTCATATACAGCGGTGCGGGAATGGAAGGCTGGGTTGAAAAAGTCCTGGACGCGGTTAGTAACAAAAACCTTATTGCGGTGGAGACGTCGAAAGGCATTGCGCTGCAGGAATCAGCCCATTCCCACGGACATGGTGAAGAGGAAACGGAGGACGGGCATCCGGAAGATGGATATGATCCGCATGTCTGGCTTAACCCAATGAATGCAAAAATTCAGATGAAGGCGATTAAGGACGCGCTGGTACTGGCCGACGCCGAAAACAGCGACTATTATGAAAAAAACTACAATTATTATGCCGAAAAACTGGATGAGCTGGACAGGAAATTCAAGGAAGCGGCTAAAGGCTTTTCGCGTAAGGAAATAGTGGTTTCCCATGCGGCCTATGGCTATTTATGCAATGCGTACGGCCTTGAGCAGTTTGCGCTGGAGAATGTTACGGGGGATTCGGAACCCACAGCGGCGAAAATGAAAGAAATTATTGACTTTATCAGGGCACACAATATAAAGGTTATTTTTTACGACAGCCTTTCCAGTTCCAAGGTTGTTGACGCAGTCGCGCGGGAAACGGGAATTCGCACCGCGGTCCTGAGCGCCATTGAAGGATTAACCGAAGAGGATTTGAAAGCCGGAAAGGACTATTTCTCAATAATGGAAGAAAACCTGAAAGCTTTGTCGGAAGCCTTACGGTAG
- a CDS encoding DUF4367 domain-containing protein, which yields MKIQKSRKEERLNKLMTAFYDYIGECHIDNICAETENLKEEIDKIEIPETLDERVYRYINSVKGRKSRQRFIAKFRNTSSRVAVILLALLFSLITLTLSVEAFRVHIYNLFFTDHKEFSNAKTMEISDENNAISGWSDYYFPAYIPEGFYIKSAREIEGIRVIKFVNDDNEYIYFIQTPNGTEMSLDTESGEKREVKVNDKKALLTQKGDKNILIWNNEEFSFHMTSNLDEKKLIFIAESLEKK from the coding sequence ATGAAAATACAAAAGAGTAGAAAAGAGGAAAGGCTGAACAAGCTGATGACGGCGTTTTATGATTACATCGGGGAATGCCATATAGACAACATATGCGCGGAAACCGAGAATCTGAAGGAGGAAATAGATAAAATAGAAATTCCTGAAACGCTGGACGAACGGGTCTATCGGTATATTAACAGCGTGAAGGGAAGAAAAAGCCGGCAAAGGTTTATCGCCAAATTCAGAAACACATCGTCGAGAGTGGCGGTTATCCTTCTTGCGTTGCTGTTTTCGCTTATAACCCTCACCCTCAGCGTGGAGGCTTTCAGAGTGCATATATACAACCTGTTTTTCACCGACCATAAGGAGTTTTCAAATGCAAAAACCATGGAAATATCCGATGAAAACAATGCAATCAGCGGATGGAGCGATTACTATTTTCCGGCATATATACCCGAGGGTTTTTACATTAAAAGTGCAAGGGAGATAGAAGGAATCAGAGTAATTAAATTTGTCAATGATGACAATGAATATATTTATTTTATTCAGACTCCAAATGGAACAGAGATGAGTCTGGATACCGAGAGCGGGGAAAAGAGAGAGGTGAAGGTTAACGACAAAAAGGCTCTGCTTACTCAAAAAGGGGATAAAAATATTCTGATTTGGAATAATGAAGAGTTTAGTTTTCATATGACATCTAATTTGGACGAAAAAAAGTTGATATTTATCGCAGAAAGCCTGGAAAAAAAATAA